One genomic region from Streptomyces sp. NBC_00582 encodes:
- a CDS encoding bifunctional 4-hydroxy-2-oxoglutarate aldolase/2-dehydro-3-deoxy-phosphogluconate aldolase: protein MTERPALTPQLGRTRVMAILRSADACGLPAVARALAAGGVTCLEITLTTAGALDALAAVRAELGPEVAVGAGTVITAEQARDALAAGAEFLVAPVVDTGVVRNAADRGVPCYPGAWTPTEVAQAWRAGAAAVKLFPAGTGGPAHLRQLRAPLPGIPLVAVGGVGVDEAREYLDAGACAVGIGSPLLRGADQDPTPRTLDALTTRARTLLDAVRATARGGEASA from the coding sequence ATGACGGAGCGTCCCGCTCTCACCCCGCAGCTCGGCCGGACACGGGTCATGGCGATCCTGCGGTCGGCCGACGCCTGTGGGCTGCCCGCCGTGGCCCGGGCCCTCGCGGCCGGCGGGGTCACCTGCCTGGAGATCACCCTGACCACGGCCGGAGCACTCGACGCGCTGGCCGCCGTCCGGGCGGAACTCGGCCCGGAGGTCGCGGTCGGCGCCGGCACCGTGATCACCGCCGAGCAGGCCAGGGACGCGCTGGCGGCGGGAGCGGAGTTCCTGGTCGCCCCCGTCGTGGACACCGGTGTCGTCCGCAACGCGGCCGACCGGGGCGTCCCGTGCTATCCGGGCGCCTGGACACCGACCGAGGTGGCCCAGGCGTGGCGGGCGGGCGCGGCCGCCGTCAAGCTGTTCCCCGCGGGCACGGGCGGCCCCGCCCACCTGCGCCAACTGCGGGCCCCCCTGCCCGGCATCCCCCTGGTCGCCGTCGGCGGCGTCGGCGTCGACGAGGCGCGGGAGTACCTGGACGCCGGCGCCTGCGCGGTCGGCATCGGCTCCCCGCTGCTGCGCGGGGCGGACCAGGACCCGACTCCGCGGACACTGGACGCCCTCACCACCAGGGCGCGCACCCTGCTGGACGCGGTACGGGCCACTGCTCGGGGCGGGGAGGCAAGCGCGTGA
- a CDS encoding glycosyl hydrolase yields MHDGATDPTVIWNRHAGEWWMFYTSRRADAPPMDDVSWVHGSDIGIASSADGGASWLYRGVAEGLDIEPGRHTYWAPEIVDDGTDYHMFVTVIRGVPTQWAGHARVIRHYTSQDLFSWTYRSTLSLSSDRVIDACVLRLPSGGYRMWYKDEADHAHTYAADSDDLTRWTVRGPAVECSEHEGPNVFEFGGGYWMLVDEWHGLRVLHSRDLETWEPRGLVLDRPGHGPDDGSYGFHADVVTSELGAFVFYFTHPGRSGDSPGRRHSDHDERRSSIQVARLRVHGDTLVCDREEALEAPILPLEGPVR; encoded by the coding sequence GTGCACGACGGCGCGACCGACCCCACCGTCATCTGGAACCGGCACGCCGGCGAGTGGTGGATGTTCTACACGAGCCGTCGCGCCGACGCGCCGCCGATGGACGACGTGAGCTGGGTGCACGGCAGCGACATCGGGATCGCGTCCTCCGCGGACGGCGGGGCCTCCTGGCTGTACCGGGGAGTCGCCGAGGGGCTGGACATCGAGCCGGGACGGCACACCTACTGGGCCCCCGAGATCGTCGACGACGGAACCGACTACCACATGTTCGTCACCGTCATCCGCGGTGTTCCGACCCAGTGGGCGGGCCATGCACGCGTGATCCGCCACTACACGAGCCAGGACCTCTTCTCCTGGACCTACCGCTCCACCCTGTCGCTCTCGTCCGACAGAGTGATCGACGCCTGCGTCCTGCGGCTCCCCTCGGGCGGTTACCGCATGTGGTACAAGGACGAGGCCGACCACGCGCACACCTACGCGGCGGACAGCGACGACCTGACACGGTGGACCGTCCGGGGCCCCGCCGTCGAGTGCTCGGAGCACGAAGGCCCCAACGTCTTCGAATTCGGCGGCGGTTACTGGATGCTCGTCGACGAATGGCACGGCCTGCGCGTGCTGCACTCGCGGGACCTGGAGACATGGGAACCGCGGGGACTCGTCCTCGACCGACCCGGGCACGGCCCCGACGACGGCTCGTACGGCTTCCACGCCGATGTCGTCACCAGCGAACTCGGCGCGTTCGTCTTCTACTTCACCCACCCCGGGCGATCCGGCGACAGCCCTGGACGACGACACAGCGACCATGACGAGCGCCGAAGCTCGATCCAGGTCGCCCGCCTGCGGGTGCACGGGGACACCCTCGTCTGCGACCGCGAGGAGGCGCTGGAAGCGCCCATCCTGCCTCTTGAGGGGCCGGTCCGGTGA
- a CDS encoding lactonase family protein: protein MRTNPLIVLTGSYTKDSGGDGPGIAALRLDPTTGHLSYDEVEPLPVSGASYLAAHPSLPVVYSTNETETGTVSAVTRDGGLSPLGDPMSSGGANPCHLTVHPDGEWLLTANYGSDTAPGTVAVHRLGADGRLLEPTDLVVHQGAGPVTGRQEGSHAHQVLVAPAGRFVLATDLGADTVFTYRLDTRAGTLERVAVNEMRAGSGPRHLAFSPDGALVFSADELSSTVTCHRYDAGTGTLTALSSVPATTAEDVVNQPGAIVASPCGRYVWVTNRGADTVAAFRLAGSTLEPLGEVPAGGTWPRGLALVDGHLLVANQHSGSLAVLRVLDDGTPTQPHPPVSAPSVVCALAL, encoded by the coding sequence ATGCGCACCAACCCCCTCATCGTCCTCACCGGTTCCTACACCAAGGACTCCGGTGGCGACGGCCCCGGCATCGCCGCCCTGCGGCTCGATCCCACGACCGGACACCTCTCGTACGACGAGGTCGAGCCGCTGCCCGTGAGCGGGGCCTCGTACCTGGCGGCGCACCCGTCGCTGCCCGTCGTCTACAGCACCAACGAGACCGAGACGGGCACCGTCAGCGCCGTCACCCGCGACGGCGGGCTGTCCCCGCTGGGCGACCCGATGAGCAGCGGTGGGGCCAACCCGTGCCACCTCACCGTCCACCCGGACGGGGAGTGGCTGCTCACCGCGAACTACGGCAGCGACACCGCGCCGGGCACGGTCGCGGTGCACCGGCTCGGCGCGGACGGACGGCTCCTCGAACCGACCGACCTCGTCGTCCACCAGGGGGCGGGACCGGTCACCGGGCGGCAGGAGGGCAGCCACGCCCACCAGGTACTCGTCGCCCCGGCAGGACGTTTCGTGCTGGCCACCGACCTGGGGGCGGACACGGTCTTCACCTACCGGCTCGACACCCGAGCCGGAACCCTGGAAAGGGTCGCGGTGAACGAGATGCGCGCGGGATCCGGCCCCCGGCACCTCGCCTTCTCCCCCGACGGTGCCCTGGTCTTCAGCGCGGACGAACTGTCCTCGACCGTCACCTGCCACCGCTACGACGCCGGTACGGGCACCCTGACCGCTCTCTCCTCCGTACCCGCCACGACCGCCGAGGACGTCGTCAACCAGCCCGGCGCAATCGTCGCCTCGCCCTGCGGCCGCTACGTGTGGGTGACCAACCGGGGCGCGGACACGGTCGCCGCGTTCCGGCTCGCGGGCAGCACTCTGGAGCCGCTCGGCGAGGTCCCGGCCGGCGGCACCTGGCCCCGCGGTCTCGCCCTGGTGGACGGACATCTGCTCGTCGCCAACCAGCACAGCGGCTCGCTCGCCGTCCTGCGGGTCCTGGACGACGGCACCCCGACCCAGCCCCACCCGCCGGTCTCCGCCCCCTCGGTCGTCTGCGCCCTGGCGCTCTGA
- a CDS encoding carbohydrate ABC transporter permease produces the protein MVFPRRSAVYMLLVGALVLFLGPFAWLLDTALKDPSELRALPIHWWPHHPGLGNFRGALTEIDYLGYARNSLTIATIYAVLVTLASAWAGYGFARLQAPGKRAIFSVLLSTMMLPQVLTLIPTYLLFAKIHLTNTYVPWVLWGLCGAPYLIFLFRQFFSNMPKELEEAAIVDGCGQIRIFWRIFLPQSWPVIATSLILSFSWTWGDYIAPALLLDDAHTTLAVKLAYGYVNEHGSPLQNLVAAGAVMYVVPVLALFLIVQRGFVTGAATSGLK, from the coding sequence ATGGTGTTCCCCCGCAGAAGTGCCGTCTACATGTTGCTGGTCGGCGCCCTCGTCCTCTTCCTCGGTCCGTTCGCCTGGCTGCTGGACACCGCGCTGAAGGATCCCTCCGAGCTGCGCGCGCTGCCCATCCACTGGTGGCCGCACCACCCCGGCCTGGGCAACTTCCGGGGCGCCCTGACCGAGATCGACTACCTCGGCTACGCCCGCAACTCCCTGACGATCGCCACCATCTACGCCGTCCTGGTCACCCTGGCCTCGGCGTGGGCCGGCTACGGCTTCGCCCGTCTTCAGGCGCCCGGCAAGCGGGCGATCTTCTCCGTGCTGCTGTCGACGATGATGCTGCCGCAGGTCCTCACCCTCATCCCGACCTATCTGCTGTTCGCCAAGATCCACCTCACCAACACCTATGTGCCGTGGGTGCTGTGGGGCCTGTGCGGCGCCCCCTACCTGATCTTCCTGTTCCGGCAGTTCTTCTCGAACATGCCCAAGGAGCTGGAGGAGGCCGCGATCGTGGACGGCTGCGGGCAGATCCGCATCTTCTGGCGGATCTTCCTGCCGCAGTCCTGGCCGGTCATCGCCACCAGCCTGATCCTGTCCTTCAGCTGGACGTGGGGCGACTACATCGCGCCCGCGCTGCTGCTGGACGACGCCCACACCACGCTCGCGGTCAAGCTCGCCTACGGCTACGTCAACGAGCACGGCTCGCCGCTGCAGAACCTGGTCGCCGCGGGTGCCGTGATGTACGTCGTCCCGGTGCTGGCCCTGTTCCTCATCGTGCAGCGGGGCTTCGTCACCGGCGCCGCCACCTCCGGGCTCAAGTGA
- a CDS encoding extracellular solute-binding protein: MPMSTSLDRRRFLAVSAGTALAATGLSACAGSVSNGTGGSGGGKTTLTVMTVQNEWDKKALKAAEEALGMHLNVIIWDATKLNAMLAAKNPPDVVRGFGATETPYFAARGLMTDLDPYFAKSSVLKSSDLDPVNDVWRYDGKKQGAGPRYGMAKDYSQDSMFWYRTDMFEAAKLDAPSATEPVSYDEWLDLGKKLVKRRLGKVKVYGLNATGMGVFPQLMGMTASAGGSLFAEDLATVDFSSPEALKALQWYLDYAKADIGPNVINPNPDGWDGPTYQANRMAMSCNGYWFGGLIGADPKLADVSRFAPAPQFGGRRVSSCFGATGFWIPRDAKNKDASWKFFEWYFGGKPAQDRAASGWGIPSLKSLRPKMPQTSAFQKQAFQVQEQELPHFSVLSFTPYAQQAALEGVLSKVLPGAVKSGTSAGKVADTLNSRMNEQLAQGKELVG; the protein is encoded by the coding sequence ATGCCCATGTCCACATCCCTCGACAGACGGCGCTTCCTCGCCGTCTCCGCCGGAACCGCGCTCGCCGCGACCGGTCTGTCCGCCTGCGCCGGCTCCGTCAGCAACGGCACGGGTGGATCCGGAGGCGGCAAGACGACGCTCACCGTGATGACGGTGCAGAACGAGTGGGACAAGAAGGCCCTCAAGGCCGCGGAAGAGGCGCTGGGGATGCACCTCAACGTCATCATCTGGGACGCGACCAAGCTCAACGCCATGCTGGCCGCCAAGAACCCGCCGGACGTGGTCCGCGGCTTCGGCGCGACCGAGACCCCGTACTTCGCCGCCCGCGGCCTGATGACGGACCTGGACCCGTACTTCGCCAAGAGCTCGGTGCTGAAGTCCTCGGACCTCGACCCGGTCAACGACGTGTGGCGCTACGACGGCAAGAAGCAGGGCGCCGGACCGCGCTACGGCATGGCCAAGGACTACTCCCAGGACTCCATGTTCTGGTACCGCACCGACATGTTCGAGGCCGCCAAGCTGGACGCGCCCAGCGCGACCGAGCCGGTCTCCTACGACGAGTGGCTGGACCTGGGCAAGAAGCTGGTCAAGCGCCGCCTGGGCAAGGTCAAGGTGTACGGCCTGAACGCCACCGGCATGGGCGTCTTCCCGCAGCTCATGGGGATGACCGCCTCGGCCGGCGGCAGCCTGTTCGCCGAGGACCTGGCCACCGTGGACTTCTCCTCCCCCGAGGCCCTCAAGGCCCTGCAGTGGTACCTGGACTACGCCAAGGCCGACATAGGCCCGAACGTCATCAACCCCAACCCGGACGGCTGGGACGGCCCCACCTACCAGGCCAACCGGATGGCGATGAGCTGCAACGGCTACTGGTTCGGCGGACTGATCGGCGCCGACCCCAAGCTCGCCGACGTCTCCCGCTTCGCCCCCGCCCCGCAGTTCGGCGGCCGCCGCGTCAGCTCCTGCTTCGGCGCCACCGGCTTCTGGATCCCGCGGGACGCCAAGAACAAGGACGCGTCCTGGAAGTTCTTCGAGTGGTACTTCGGCGGCAAGCCCGCCCAGGACCGCGCGGCCAGCGGCTGGGGCATCCCCTCGCTGAAGTCGCTGCGCCCGAAGATGCCGCAGACCAGCGCCTTCCAGAAGCAGGCCTTCCAGGTGCAGGAGCAGGAGCTGCCGCACTTCTCCGTCCTCAGCTTCACCCCGTACGCCCAGCAGGCCGCCCTGGAGGGCGTGCTCAGCAAGGTGCTGCCGGGGGCCGTGAAGTCCGGGACCTCGGCGGGCAAGGTCGCCGACACGCTCAACTCCCGGATGAACGAGCAGCTCGCCCAGGGCAAGGAGCTCGTGGGGTGA
- a CDS encoding LacI family DNA-binding transcriptional regulator produces the protein MPEQPVRAKLVDVAHAAGVSKATVSKVLNGRQDLSVRPETRRRVHEAAEALGYRPHSGARALAGANTHALALLIPALANPTYVTIARGAYQRARELGYLSLLAEDFDGQEADESFNDLVQEGRVDGLLIASARPGHPLLDALSRSAVPHVFLNRSVEGSGRNVTMDVARSSVTALDHLHGLGHRAIGHIAGPPGITPSEVRKKAFLEYADKLGLDRAPVASGDFTEDGGGSAARELLRPADGDGRPPVTALYTSSLAQAIGAMAAIRDLGLRIPEDVSVVGNDDLPVAAHLSPPLTTVAMPLHELGTAAVDALVATIEGKPTGDVVVPTEPLLMLRGSTARPAEAGGTP, from the coding sequence GTGCCGGAACAGCCCGTCCGGGCCAAGCTCGTGGATGTGGCCCACGCGGCCGGGGTCTCCAAGGCCACCGTGTCCAAGGTGCTCAACGGCCGCCAGGACCTGTCCGTACGGCCGGAGACGCGCCGACGTGTCCACGAGGCCGCCGAGGCGCTCGGCTACCGGCCCCACTCCGGGGCCCGGGCACTGGCCGGAGCCAATACACACGCACTGGCCCTGCTGATCCCCGCACTCGCCAACCCCACGTACGTCACCATCGCCCGCGGCGCCTACCAGCGGGCCCGCGAACTGGGCTATCTCTCCCTGCTGGCCGAGGACTTCGACGGGCAGGAGGCCGACGAGTCCTTCAACGACCTGGTCCAGGAAGGACGGGTCGACGGACTGCTCATCGCCTCGGCCCGCCCCGGTCACCCCCTGCTGGACGCGCTCAGCCGCAGCGCCGTCCCGCATGTCTTCCTCAACCGCTCGGTCGAGGGGTCAGGGCGCAACGTCACCATGGACGTCGCCCGCTCCAGCGTGACGGCGCTCGACCATCTGCACGGGCTCGGTCACCGCGCGATCGGCCACATCGCGGGTCCCCCCGGGATCACCCCCAGCGAGGTCCGCAAGAAGGCGTTCCTCGAGTACGCCGACAAACTCGGGCTGGACAGGGCGCCCGTCGCGTCCGGCGACTTCACCGAGGACGGCGGCGGGTCCGCCGCGCGGGAACTGCTCCGCCCCGCCGACGGCGACGGGCGGCCACCCGTCACCGCGCTCTACACCAGCTCGCTCGCCCAGGCGATAGGCGCCATGGCCGCGATCAGGGACCTCGGCCTCAGGATCCCGGAGGACGTCTCCGTGGTCGGCAACGACGACCTGCCGGTGGCCGCGCACCTCAGTCCCCCGTTGACCACCGTCGCGATGCCCCTGCACGAGCTGGGAACCGCCGCGGTGGACGCCCTGGTCGCCACCATCGAGGGCAAGCCGACAGGGGACGTCGTCGTACCGACCGAGCCGCTCCTGATGCTGCGCGGCTCCACGGCCAGACCGGCAGAGGCAGGAGGAACGCCATGA
- a CDS encoding carbohydrate ABC transporter permease gives MSTGQITAPGAQSPPGETAARPGPRTPARSGRRRTSPTTRRALSFYVFAGPWVLGFLTLTAFPLGYALWLSLTNSDGLSNNSRFVGLDNYREVLTDPETISSLARTGVFTAITVPLSIAAGLFLAVLVNQPIRARGLFRTLLYLPAVVPPVGAALTFKLIFDRDSGAANGVLDALDINGVSWLMDPYARWVLVTLMLWGCGNAMIISLAGLQDIPKELHEAARMDGANAWQSFYKITVPMLSPVLFFQVITGIIAAVQSFLPLLISLDPTPRGVSAVPEGNYLFMIHVFAQYFANGRYGYASAMLWVLFLIIVAITFLVFRLSKGAVFYSVAPEPDKPSRPRTIGGK, from the coding sequence GTGAGTACCGGACAGATCACCGCGCCGGGCGCGCAGTCTCCCCCCGGGGAGACGGCCGCCCGGCCCGGGCCCCGCACCCCCGCGCGCTCCGGGCGCCGGCGCACCTCGCCGACCACCCGCCGGGCCCTGTCCTTCTACGTGTTCGCCGGGCCCTGGGTGCTGGGCTTCCTCACCCTGACGGCCTTCCCGCTCGGCTACGCGCTGTGGCTGAGCCTGACCAACTCCGACGGACTGTCGAACAACTCCCGCTTCGTCGGTCTGGACAACTACCGTGAGGTCCTGACCGACCCGGAGACCATCTCCTCCCTGGCCCGCACCGGCGTCTTCACCGCGATCACCGTGCCGCTGAGCATCGCTGCGGGACTGTTCCTCGCGGTGCTGGTCAACCAGCCGATCCGGGCCCGCGGGCTGTTCCGCACCCTGCTGTACCTGCCCGCGGTCGTGCCGCCGGTCGGTGCCGCCCTCACCTTCAAGCTGATCTTCGACCGGGACTCGGGTGCCGCCAACGGTGTCCTCGACGCCCTGGACATCAACGGCGTCAGCTGGCTGATGGACCCCTACGCCCGCTGGGTCCTCGTCACGCTGATGCTGTGGGGGTGCGGCAACGCCATGATCATCTCGCTGGCGGGGCTCCAGGACATCCCCAAGGAGCTCCACGAGGCCGCCCGCATGGACGGGGCGAACGCCTGGCAGTCCTTCTACAAGATCACCGTCCCGATGCTGTCCCCGGTGCTGTTCTTCCAGGTCATCACCGGCATCATCGCCGCCGTGCAGAGCTTCCTGCCGCTGCTGATCTCCCTCGACCCCACCCCGAGGGGCGTCTCGGCCGTCCCCGAGGGCAACTACCTGTTCATGATCCACGTGTTCGCCCAGTACTTCGCCAACGGCCGCTACGGATACGCCTCGGCGATGCTCTGGGTGCTGTTCCTGATCATCGTCGCGATCACCTTCCTCGTCTTCAGACTCAGCAAGGGCGCGGTCTTCTACTCCGTCGCCCCGGAGCCGGACAAGCCCTCCCGCCCGCGCACGATCGGAGGCAAGTGA
- a CDS encoding TlpA family protein disulfide reductase, whose translation MTAILRAGMIPFVAALLLATGCRAEAPADAGVTLLDGNRISLSGPTVVAALPVDDQGDVEAAAARSQIPSLKSVALQYPDVRVLVTDSDGHTTDAALQNFAANWALPPHLVVAADSASAGTQLPTDGQLHTLLIGADGHVVADWSNQAAPTQAIVAALRKVTASPSSTPSDNVVRKEAP comes from the coding sequence GTGACGGCGATCCTGCGGGCGGGAATGATCCCGTTCGTCGCCGCGCTGCTGCTCGCCACCGGATGCCGGGCCGAAGCCCCGGCGGACGCCGGCGTGACCCTGCTGGACGGGAACCGGATCTCGCTCTCCGGCCCGACCGTCGTCGCGGCCCTCCCCGTCGACGACCAGGGCGACGTCGAGGCGGCGGCCGCACGGAGCCAGATCCCGTCACTCAAGAGCGTCGCGCTCCAGTACCCCGACGTCCGGGTCCTCGTCACCGACTCGGACGGGCACACGACCGACGCAGCCCTCCAGAACTTCGCGGCGAACTGGGCCCTCCCTCCCCACCTCGTGGTCGCCGCGGACTCCGCCTCAGCGGGCACCCAACTGCCCACGGACGGACAGCTCCACACCCTGCTGATCGGAGCCGACGGACACGTCGTCGCCGACTGGTCGAACCAGGCCGCTCCGACACAGGCCATCGTCGCCGCACTCCGCAAGGTCACGGCGAGCCCCTCCTCCACCCCTTCCGACAACGTCGTACGGAAAGAAGCACCATGA
- a CDS encoding sugar kinase, with amino-acid sequence MNASSPPSGEPYLVTLGDVLAVMAAGEPGPFALGTPLRLGIAGAESNVAIGVSRLGGAATWIGRVGDDELGDLVLRELRAEGVTTVAVRDPAPTSLLLKERRTSTHSRTRYYRTHTAGARLTADDIPEHAVAGAAILHITGITPALGEGPAAAVTRAVDIAADAGVTISLDVNFRSLLWSEAEARAILLPLVRRSDLVFAGPHEAALVVPGADGPEEQAKNICDLGPGGAVIKLGADGAYALLDGLPHRQPAIPVRVHDSVGAGDAFAAGYLAELLAGGPPERRLRTAALLGAFAVSTAGDWEGLPRRCELELLDHHDDIVR; translated from the coding sequence GTGAACGCCTCCTCACCCCCGTCCGGCGAGCCCTACCTCGTCACCCTCGGCGACGTGCTCGCCGTCATGGCGGCCGGCGAACCCGGCCCGTTCGCGCTCGGCACGCCACTGCGCCTCGGGATCGCCGGCGCGGAGTCCAACGTCGCCATCGGGGTCAGCCGGCTCGGCGGAGCCGCGACCTGGATCGGCCGGGTGGGCGACGACGAACTCGGCGACCTCGTCCTGCGGGAACTGCGGGCCGAAGGGGTCACCACCGTCGCCGTCCGCGACCCCGCCCCCACCTCCCTGCTGCTGAAGGAACGCCGCACCTCCACCCACAGCCGTACGCGCTACTACCGCACCCACACGGCCGGAGCCCGCCTGACCGCAGACGACATCCCGGAGCACGCCGTCGCGGGAGCGGCGATCCTGCACATCACGGGGATCACCCCGGCGCTCGGAGAGGGCCCCGCCGCGGCCGTGACCCGGGCGGTGGACATCGCCGCCGACGCCGGCGTGACCATCTCGCTGGACGTCAACTTCCGTTCCCTGCTGTGGAGCGAGGCCGAGGCGCGGGCGATCCTGCTGCCGCTGGTGCGCAGGAGCGACCTGGTCTTCGCCGGACCGCACGAGGCCGCGCTCGTGGTGCCCGGCGCCGACGGACCGGAGGAACAGGCCAAGAACATCTGCGACCTGGGGCCCGGCGGAGCCGTGATCAAGCTCGGCGCAGACGGGGCGTACGCCCTCCTCGACGGGCTTCCTCACCGGCAGCCCGCCATACCGGTCCGCGTGCACGACTCGGTGGGCGCCGGAGACGCGTTCGCCGCCGGGTACCTGGCCGAACTGCTGGCGGGCGGGCCCCCGGAACGGCGGCTGAGGACGGCGGCCCTGCTCGGCGCCTTCGCGGTGAGCACCGCCGGCGACTGGGAGGGCCTGCCCCGGCGCTGCGAACTGGAACTGCTCGACCACCACGACGACATCGTCCGCTGA
- the arfA gene encoding arabinosylfuranosidase ArfA, with product MSHPGTTPATFTLDPAFAVGAVNPRLFGSFVEHMGRCVYTGIYEPGHPSADADGLRQDVLELVRELGVTTVRYPGGNFVSGYRWEDSVGPREERPTRLDLAWKSTETNEFGLGEFMDFCGKTGMEPMMALNLGTRGVEDAVRLLEYANHPGGTELSDRRVAHGGKEPYGIRMWCLGNEMDGPWQTGHKTPEEYGRLAAETARAMRQVDPGLELVACGSSSSSMPTFASWESTVLQETYDLVDYVSLHAYYEEIDGDRDSFLASAVDMEHFIDSVVATCDHVRARLKADKRINLSFDEWNVWYQKRPNPHAVEEWQQAPRILEDVYTVTDAVVFGSLLIALLRHADRVTSASLAQLVNVIAPIMTEPGGAAWRQTTFYPFAQASAYGRGRVLRVEADSPTYATARFGEVPLLHATAVLDDETGDITVFTVNRSQTDALPLQVDLRGVDAHTVVEHLVLADGDPEATNTADRPDRVTPRPATGTAVTDGVLRAQLEPLSWNMIRLTNRSA from the coding sequence ATGTCCCACCCCGGCACCACCCCCGCGACGTTCACCCTCGACCCGGCCTTCGCGGTCGGCGCGGTCAACCCCCGGCTGTTCGGATCGTTCGTCGAGCACATGGGCCGCTGCGTCTACACCGGCATCTACGAGCCCGGCCACCCCTCCGCCGACGCCGACGGCCTGCGCCAGGACGTCCTGGAACTGGTCCGGGAGCTCGGCGTCACCACGGTCCGCTACCCCGGCGGCAACTTCGTCTCGGGCTACCGCTGGGAGGACAGCGTGGGCCCGCGCGAGGAGCGCCCGACCCGGCTGGACCTGGCCTGGAAGTCCACCGAGACCAACGAGTTCGGCCTCGGCGAGTTCATGGACTTCTGCGGCAAGACCGGCATGGAGCCCATGATGGCGCTCAACCTCGGCACGCGCGGCGTCGAGGACGCCGTACGGCTGCTGGAGTACGCGAACCACCCCGGCGGCACCGAACTGTCCGACCGGCGCGTCGCGCACGGCGGCAAGGAGCCGTACGGCATCCGGATGTGGTGCCTGGGCAACGAGATGGACGGCCCCTGGCAGACCGGCCACAAGACCCCCGAGGAGTACGGCCGCCTCGCCGCCGAGACCGCCCGCGCCATGCGGCAGGTCGACCCCGGCCTGGAACTGGTCGCCTGCGGCAGCTCCAGCTCCTCCATGCCGACCTTCGCCTCCTGGGAGTCGACGGTCCTGCAGGAGACGTACGACCTGGTGGACTACGTCTCCCTGCACGCCTACTACGAGGAGATCGACGGTGACCGCGACTCCTTCCTGGCGTCCGCCGTGGACATGGAGCACTTCATCGACTCGGTCGTCGCCACCTGCGACCACGTCCGCGCCCGCCTGAAGGCGGACAAGCGGATCAACCTCTCCTTCGACGAGTGGAACGTCTGGTACCAGAAGCGGCCCAACCCGCACGCCGTGGAGGAGTGGCAGCAGGCGCCGCGCATTCTGGAGGACGTCTACACCGTCACCGACGCCGTGGTCTTCGGCTCCCTGCTCATCGCGCTGCTGCGGCACGCCGACCGGGTCACCTCCGCCTCGCTGGCGCAGCTCGTCAACGTCATCGCGCCGATCATGACCGAGCCGGGCGGCGCTGCGTGGCGGCAGACCACGTTCTACCCCTTCGCCCAGGCCTCGGCGTACGGGCGCGGCCGGGTGCTGCGCGTCGAGGCGGACAGCCCGACGTACGCCACCGCCCGCTTCGGTGAGGTACCGCTGCTGCACGCCACCGCGGTCCTCGACGACGAGACCGGCGACATCACCGTCTTCACGGTCAACCGCTCGCAGACGGACGCCCTTCCCCTGCAGGTCGACCTGCGCGGCGTCGACGCCCACACCGTGGTGGAGCACCTCGTCCTGGCCGACGGCGACCCGGAGGCCACCAACACCGCGGACCGGCCCGACCGTGTCACCCCGCGGCCCGCCACGGGCACGGCCGTCACCGACGGTGTCCTGCGCGCCCAACTCGAGCCGCTCTCCTGGAACATGATCCGCCTGACCAACCGGTCCGCCTGA